From a region of the Theobroma cacao cultivar B97-61/B2 chromosome 8, Criollo_cocoa_genome_V2, whole genome shotgun sequence genome:
- the LOC18591779 gene encoding transcription factor bHLH145, giving the protein MGEGCGSWFPQQQFDWQSPNFNSLAAPHPLVQQNTNPRFINPGTNMVSTTGALPVHANPGLSHLRVGQANEPHGWYYCLPHFRQVFAPASNTELKEQLPANPYEHHRENIVPKAGSGCAQKRFLVFDQSGDQTTMIFSSAFRTPIKCLTSWGPKSPGACNFNGEDPISKVNLNLQSGPISTDLFDDNGTDVQSEMHEDTEELNALLYSDDDNDYIEDEEVTSTGHSPSTMTAHDEQFEGGTEEVASSTGLTKKRKLIDRGNDYVPLLVDTASSINPNRCSEYEDDADSGCAFGQNLGSGDMDLSSGNKRMRKEKIRETVSALRSIIPGGEGKDAIVVLDEAIDYLKSLKLKAKAFGLSTL; this is encoded by the coding sequence ATGGGAGAAGGCTGTGGATCCTGGTTTCCTCAGCAGCAATTTGATTGGCAATCACCCAACTTCAATTCTTTGGCTGCTCCGCATCCTTTGGTGCAGCAAAATACTAATCCTCGATTCATAAACCCTGGCACTAATATGGTCTCCACCACTGGGGCTTTGCCAGTTCATGCAAATCCTGGATTATCTCACTTGCGGGTTGGCCAAGCTAATGAACCTCATGGCTGGTATTACTGTTTACCCCACTTTCGCCAGGTGTTTGCACCTGCTTCAAACACTGAGTTGAAAGAGCAACTCCCAGCTAACCCTTATGAACATCATAGGGAGAACATTGTTCCAAAGGCAGGGTCTGGGTGTGCTCAGAAGAGATTCCTTGTTTTTGATCAATCTGGTGATCAAACTACCATGATCTTTAGTTCTGCTTTTAGGACTCCTATCAAGTGCCTGACTTCTTGGGGTCCAAAATCTCCTGGTGCTTGTAACTTTAATGGGGAAGATCCCATATCTAAAGTGAACCTGAATCTTCAGTCTGGACCAATATCGACAGATTTATTTGATGACAATGGGACTGATGTGCAAAGTGAAATGCATGAGGACACTGAAGAACTCAATGCCTTGCTTTATTCggatgatgataatgattatattgaggatgaagaagTTACGAGCACAGGTCATTCTCCTAGTACAATGACAGCTCACGATGAGCAATTTGAGGGAGGCACTGAAGAGGTTGCTAGCTCTACTGGACTAACTAAAAAGCGGAAATTGATTGACAGGGGTAATGATTATGTGCCATTGCTTGTGGATACTGCTAGTTCAATCAATCCAAACAGATGTTCTGAGTATGAGGATGATGCAGATTCCGGCTGTGCTTTTGGCCAAAATCTGGGATCTGGCGATATGGATTTATCTTCAGGCAACAAGAGAatgagaaaggagaaaattcGTGAGACGGTGAGTGCTTTGCGAAGCATAATTCCAGGTGGAGAGGGCAAAGATGCAATTGTGGTACTTGATGAAGCTATTGATTACCTGAAATCCCTGAAACTCAAAGCCAAAGCTTTTGGACTTAGTACTCTATGA
- the LOC18591783 gene encoding cyclin-D3-1 — protein MAPSFDCAVSSLLCAEDNSSIFDDNECCGWGAEVEEFGAAWNHRYYRNSNQNRVFNGVDEDGLPLQSEECLALMVEKEQQHLPNADYLKRLKSGDMDLEARKEAVDWIWKVHAHFGFGPLCAYLSINYLDRFLSAYELPKGKAWMMQLLAVACLSLAAKMEETEVPLILDLQVGESRFVFEARTIQRMELLVLSTLKWRMQAITPFSFIDYFLYKLNDDKIPLRNSILRSIQLISSTIKGIDFLEFKSCEIAAAVAVSVAVETKTVDTEKAISVLTQYVQKERVLKCIELVDELSLFGGSVKGGNASVPSVPQSPIGVLDAACLSYKSDDTTVGSCASSSRTHTSPSTKRRKLSRP, from the exons ATGGCACCAAGTTTTGATTGTGCAGTTTCGAGTCTTCTATGTGCAGAAGACAACAGCAGCATTTTTGATGATAACGAGTGCTGCGGTTGGGGCGCTGAGGTGGAAGAGTTTGGGGCAGCATGGAATCATAGATATTATCGAAACTCGAATCAAAACCGAGTCTTTAATGGCGTTGATGAAGACGGCTTGCCATTGCAGAGTGAGGAGTGTTTGGCTTTGATGGTTGAGAAAGAACAGCAACATTTGCCAAATGCTGATTACTTGAAGAGGCTAAAAAGTGGAGATATGGACCTGGAGGCTAGAAAAGAAGCTGTTGATTGGATTTGGAAG GTTCATGCCCATTTCGGTTTTGGACCTCTTTGTGCGTATTTATCGATAAACTACTTGGACAGGTTTCTCTCTGCCTATGAATTACCC AAGGGCAAAGCTTGGATGATGCAATTACTAGCCGTGGCATGTCTATCTCTTGCAGCCAAGATGGAGGAGACTGAAGTTCCATTAATTTTAGATCTACAG GTGGGAGAATCTAGATTTGTGTTTGAGGCTAGAACTATACAAAGAATGGAGCTTCTAGTGTTGAGCACCTTGAAATGGAGAATGCAAGCAATCACCCCATTCTCCTTCATAGACTATTTCCTTTACAAGCTCAATGATGATAAAATCCCACTTAGAAATTCAATCTTGAGATCAATCCAACTCATCTCAAGCACAATAAAAG GGATTGACTTCTTGGAATTCAAGTCTTGTGAGATTGCCGCAGCAGTGGCAGTATCTGTTGCTGTAGAAACCAAAACAGTGGACACTGAGAAAGCAATTTCTGTTCTCACTCAGTATGTACAAAAG GAGAGAGTGCTGAAGTGTATTGAATTGGTAGATGAATTGTCATTGTTTGGTGGGTCTGTTAAGGGAGGCAATGCATCTGTCCCATCTGTTCCCCAGAGCCCAATTGGGGTGCTGGATGCCGCATGCTTGAGCTATAAAAGTGATGACACAACAGTTGGGTCATGTGCAAGTTCTTCACGTACGCATACTAGTCCCAGTACCAAAAGGAGAAAGCTAAGCAGACCCTGA
- the LOC18591784 gene encoding protein CutA, chloroplastic, with protein sequence MASTLRCRASSLVSSTTIRRRLPLVGAFCVLSLGFSNLCPTLSSSSNFKTGCAQSLPFVPLLRSKFSTQLPDKPVHAVKMEGSSNTVPSIVVYVTVPNREAGRKLAESIVKEKLAACVNIVPGLESVYEWEGKINSDPEELLIIKTRQSLLEALTEHVKANHEYDVPEVIALPITGGSPQYLEWLKNSTRD encoded by the exons ATGGCTTCCACTCTCCGCTGTAGAGCGTCATCGCTTGTTTCATCCACCACAATACGACGCCGTCTGCCACTAGTCGGTGCGTTTTGCGTCCTCAGTTTGGGGTTTTCCAATCTCTGCCCGAcactttcttcttcctctaaCTTCAAAACGGGTTGCGCTCAGTCTCTCCCCTTTGTTCCTCTTTTAAG ATCGAAGTTTAGTACCCAGTTACCAGATAAGCCCGTCCACGCTGTAAAAATGGAAGGGAGTAGCAACACTGTTCCAAGCATCGTCGTTTATGTTACTGTTCCTAACAGAGAagcag GTAGGAAGTTGGCTGAAAGCATCGTCAAAGAGAAACTTGCTGCATGTGTAAACATAGTACCAG GTCTTGAATCAGTGTATGAATGGGAAGGAAAG ATCAACTCAGATCCTGAGGAACTGCTCATAATCAAGACAAGGCAATCCCTCCTGGAAGCACTGACAGAGCATGTCAAGGCAAATCATGAATACGA tgTACCAGAAGTAATTGCCTTGCCAATCACTGGTGGCAGCCCCCAGTATCTAGAATGGCTCAAAAACAGTACTAGGGACTGA
- the LOC18591785 gene encoding 14-3-3-like protein B: MATTVPDNLSGDQYVYLAKLAEQAERYEEMVQFMQKLVLGSTPAAELTVEERNLLSVAYKNVIGSLRAAWRIVSSIEQKEEGRKNEEHVVLVKEYRSKIEAELSDVCASILTLLESNLIPSAAASESKVFYLKMKGDYHRYLAEFKVGDERKAAAEDTMLSYKAAQDIALADLAPTHPIRLGLALNFSVFYYEILNQSDKACSMAKQAFEEAIAELDTLGEESYKDSTLIMQLLRDNLTLWTSDVQDQLDEP, translated from the exons ATGGCGACCACGGTCCCCGACAACCTAAGCGGCGACCAATACGTTTACTTAGCGAAGCTAGCCGAACAAGCCGAACGCTACGAGGAGATGGTCCAGTTCATGCAAAAGCTCGTCCTGGGCTCGACACCAGCCGCCGAACTGACCGTCGAGGAACGGAACCTTCTCTCCGTCGCCTACAAAAACGTGATCGGCTCTCTACGCGCCGCGTGGCGTATCGTTTCCTCCATCGAGCAGAAAGAAGAAGGTCGGAAGAACGAGGAACATGTCGTGCTCGTTAAAGAGTATAGATCAAAGATCGAAGCTGAGTTGTCGGATGTGTGCGCTAGTATTTTGACTTTGTTGGAATCGAATCTGATTCCATCGGCGGCCGCGAGTGAGTCGAAGGTTTTCTATTTGAAGATGAAAGGAGATTATCATCGGTATTTAGCGGAGTTTAAGGTTGGTGATGAGAGGAAAGCTGCTGCTGAGGATACTATGTTGTCTTACAAGGCCGCTCAg GATATTGCGCTGGCGGATCTGGCACCAACGCACCCCATCAGGCTTGGGCTGGCACTCAATTTCTCGGTGTTTTACTATGAGATCCTCAATCAGTCTGACAAGGCATGTAGCATGGCGAAACAG GCATTTGAGGAAGCCATTGCTGAGCTTGACACACTGGGAGAAGAGTCATACAAGGACAGCACTCTCATTATGCAACTCCTAAGGGATAACCTCACTCTCTGGACTTCGGATGTGCAG GACCAGTTAGATGAACCCTAG